aatgtatttttatttctctctaggTCTCACGGACTGATTGGCTCTCATTCAGCAGGAACCTAACAGATAAGTCTTCCTGTTGTATATCAAGACAATGCTTGGTTTTCAAGCTGTTCTGAGAATGATTAAAGCAGTGTCGCAAGGTGACATTGTCAGGGGAGAACAAGCAGCTTGAGAATTTCCTGTTAATCTGATTGCAGCTTGAAGGCAGCCCATTTCCATTAAGTAGGACTGCATGGCAAGCAACCCCACCAAAGGGCTGACAATGAGCGTCCCAGTGGCTCCTAAGAAATCATGTTACACTCAGCTGCGGGACAACAGAAATGCAGCAAGAAATAATAATGAGAGCATCCTAAGTCTGGGAGATACGAATGCCAATCAAATCATGTTGGAGGTCAGCTCCTCTCATGACGAGTCCAAGACATGTGACCTGGAAGATGAAATTGGAAATACAAATTCAAGTGAGCCAGAAAACCGTACCCATTTCCACAAGGAATTTCACCAACTTCAGGGCTTTGGGAAAGGCTCTCAGGCTGGCTCTGCCAGCCTGAAAGATTTTAGACTTTCTTCAACCATTCAGAGGGAACTCAATGAAGAGCACACAGTGGAGAGAGGCACAGATAGCCTGCAGACCCCGCGGAGTATTCAGGGACCAAGTCTGTCGAGTTGGAGGAATGTGATGGGTGAGGCCAGTCTAGACGTTTTGGCTAAAAGGGATGCTGAAATTCCCCGGCATGTTCCCAAGGAGAAATTGGCAAAGACCCTCGACAATGAGGAACTGAGGAGGCATTCTTTGGAAAGAGCAAGCAGCTCTGTAGCTGCAGTCGGGAGCCTGACTCCGCAGCATCCACAGCCTGTACCCCTCGACTCCGGGGAAGCACGTGGTCAGgttcctgggggtggggaggggccacAGAAGACATTGCCAGACCACGCTGTCTGGGCAGCTTTCCCTGCAACTGACAGTACCTCAGAGGGAAAGAGTGTGCGTCATCCTAAACCATCTACCTCAGAAACCAAGCAGAGCACCCCCTCAGAGACCCAGACAGGGGGGGCACATGTACTGCAGGTGTGCAGTGAGCACACATCACGTTCCACCCATCCAGAGCCTGCCCTGAATTTGACTTTGGCATCGAAGGAAAGCCCGAGTAAGCCAGAAGCACAATTAGGTCAGGGAAAGGGAGAGGCCAAGCTGGAGCTAAAATCTGTTCCACCCAGGAGGGTTGAACAGGAGGGAAACGCAGCCCAGGAAGGGTATCTGGGATGCCACAAGGAAGAGAATCTGTCAGCCTTGGAGGGAAGGGATCCGTGTGGGGAAGCACACACGGAAGCCACCGATGCACTTGGCCGTCTGCCGAACAGTGACCTCCACCACCTTGGGGTGGGAAGAGGCAACtgtgaggagaagagaggagtcaACCCAGGGGAGCACGATTCTCTCCACACCACCCCCAAACAGGGCTCTGCGTCCTTAGGAGGGGCTGATAATCAGCCCACtggcaaagtttcaccatgtGCAGGTGGGAAGTTGGGTGAAAGGACATCCAGCAGCTTTTCACCAGGTGATGGTCACGTGGCTTTTATTCCTCATAATCTGACTGACAGCAAGCCCTCGGATGTCACTGAGGAGGAAAGGCGGTTGGGCAGTGGAACCAAGGACAGTGTTATGGTTTTGGCATTCAATCCTTCTGTTGGAGAGAGCAAGACAGAGGTGCCTGAGCCCCTGGACCCTCAAAGTGGCAGCTCAGAAGCACGGGAAAGCAAAGAGATCACCACATCTGTTGCTGAAAACAGGAACCTTCTAGAGAATGCAGATAAGACTGAAAGCACCTCAGCAAGAGCAGATTCAATTGTCAATATTCCAGCACCCCTCCACCCAGAGACAACTGTGAACCTGACCCACCAGCCTACAACACCCAGTAGCAGTTTTCAGGATGTTAGCGTGTTCGGTATGGACGTGGGGTCCCCCTTGGTGGTCCCACCCACTACTGATAGTGCACGCTTGTTGAACACGTCCCCCAAAGTGCCTGACAAGAACACCTGCCCCAGTGGGATCCCCAAGCCTGTCTTCACACATTCCAAGGACACACCTTCCTCGCAGGAGGGAATGGAGAACCATCAGGTTGAAAAAACAGAGGAGAGGACAGAAACCAAGCCCATCATTATGCCCAAGCCCAAGCATGTGAGGCCCAAGATCATCACCTACATCAGGAGGAATCCCCAGGCCCTGGGCCAGGTGGACGCCTCACTGGTTCCAGTAGGGCTTCCATATGCCCCACCCACATGTACCATGCCTCTTCCCCACGACGAGAAGGCAGCAGGTGGTGACCTGAAGCCATCTGCCAACCTCtatgagaaattcaagccagaCCTGCAGAAGCCAAGGGTCTTCAGTTCTGGATTGATGGTGTCTGGAATCAAGCCCCCAGGACATCCTTTCAGTCAAATGAGTGAAAAGTTTTTGCAGGAGGTAAGAGAATGTCATTATGATATGATCTGTAAGTTGACTGTCCCAAAATCTGTGACATATTTTCAATGAGTTATGAAAGTAAAATGTCCTCTTTAAGTGAATTGCAGATTTTCATGGATACACTTGTGAAGAAATGGAGTTTTTGACTAGAGGACATTGTCTAGAGAAATGACCATTTTTAACTAGAAGAGTCTGATTATCTTAATAAGATATACCCAGTATTTAAGGAGACCCATTTAAATTTCACTTGCTATAATTCATATGAAATTAGATGAGTATGCATTACATAGGCTTCCATGTTTAAATTAgtgaatataatataatataagctaggttaaaggaagaaagaatgcaAAATTACTGTGTTCTTCAAATAGATCAGACTCATTCCTCAATGGGGAGTATTTTCTACCTGGGAGTATCTCTTATTCGTTCGCGTGAAGAACAGCAAATGAGCAGAAAACAGTGTTAGGCATGgactctttctttaaaataaaaataataattacaactaACATTTAATTGAGGGCCAGCTCTGCACTGGGCCCATATAATACAGCATTTGATCTTTGTTAATCTTCACTAATCCTTGCAGTAATTCCCTGAGGGTTGGTATTGcagttttttgtttatgtttttttttttttctttgtttttgagacgaagtctcgctctgtcgcccaggctggagtgcagtggcgtgatctcggctcactggaaactccaccttctgggttcacgccattctcctgcctcagcctccctagtacctgggactacaggtgcccaccacgacgcccggctactttttagtatttttagtagagacggggtttcaccgtggtcttgatctcctgacctcgtgatctgcccacctcggcctcccaaagtgctgggatttcaggcgtgagccatcgcacccagctggTATTGCAGTTTTTATCACCGTATAGATAcagaaacagacagagagctTTAAGTTACCCACCACGAAGGAAGGAGAGCGCTGAGAGTCTCACTCGGGCCTGTGCAGTTTCAGACTGCACTGTGCTGTCCTTTTTAGTACCTGGGAGCTATGGTAAGTCATCCTTCGAGACCTCAGAACTAAGGTTTGTCTCCTGAAGGAGTCTCTTCATGACACCTGGGTGGTCAGTTAAAAGTAAGGCAGGAGCCGAggacggcggctcacgcctgtaatcccagcactttgggaagccgaggtggatagatcgcgaggtcaggagattgagaccatcctggccaacatggtgaaaccccatctctactaaaaatactaaaattagctgggtgtggtggtgtgtgccagttGTCCcaggaacttgggaggctgaggcaggagaattgcttgaacccgggatgtggaggttgcagtgagctgagaccacgccactgcacttcagcctggcaacagagtgagactcagtctcaaaaaaaaaaaaaaaaaaaaaaatgcaggatgAGATCGTCCTGTCTCTAACACCCTCCAGGGCTGCCCAGGTTGCTTGGAACACAAGCTGGAGCCTGTAGGATGGCTCTGCCTTTAGGATGGGATGTGCTCACTGGGGCTCCATCAGCTACTTGTCCTCCTCTCCTTCCACTCTCCCTTTCTCACTCTGCTGCTTCAGGACCTTTGCACCTCCCTCTGCTTGGAATGTTCTCCCAGTTATCCAGATGGctctctccctcacttcctttaGGTCTGTGCTCCAATGTTATCTCCTTGGGAAGGCCACCCATCTTCCCTCTGAATCCCTTTTCTCTGATTTATTTCTTCCTAGCACCTACCTCCACCTGCCATAAACACTTTTTTAGTTTTCCTGAATTGACTATAATGTAAACTCCGTGAGGGAAGGGATCGTTTTCAATATTTTGTTCCCCGTTGTGTTCCCAGAATTTAGAATGGTGCTCGTTATAAGTATGTGCTCAAAAAATGTTGAGTGATAACTGAATCATGAACTCTGTATGTGTTGGAACCAAACAAAAGTGTACCAAGGGTTTCTAGAGATAGGATGATTGAGTCCAAATTTGGACTCTAGCTTGATTAGATATATTGGTATATTTAAAGAATGTATCAATCAT
The Symphalangus syndactylus isolate Jambi chromosome 15, NHGRI_mSymSyn1-v2.1_pri, whole genome shotgun sequence DNA segment above includes these coding regions:
- the MTUS2 gene encoding microtubule-associated tumor suppressor candidate 2 isoform X1, which translates into the protein MASNPTKGLTMSVPVAPKKSCYTQLRDNRNAARNNNESILSLGDTNANQIMLEVSSSHDESKTCDLEDEIGNTNSSEPENRTHFHKEFHQLQGFGKGSQAGSASLKDFRLSSTIQRELNEEHTVERGTDSLQTPRSIQGPSLSSWRNVMGEASLDVLAKRDAEIPRHVPKEKLAKTLDNEELRRHSLERASSSVAAVGSLTPQHPQPVPLDSGEARGQVPGGGEGPQKTLPDHAVWAAFPATDSTSEGKSVRHPKPSTSETKQSTPSETQTGGAHVLQVCSEHTSRSTHPEPALNLTLASKESPSKPEAQLGQGKGEAKLELKSVPPRRVEQEGNAAQEGYLGCHKEENLSALEGRDPCGEAHTEATDALGRLPNSDLHHLGVGRGNCEEKRGVNPGEHDSLHTTPKQGSASLGGADNQPTGKVSPCAGGKLGERTSSSFSPGDGHVAFIPHNLTDSKPSDVTEEERRLGSGTKDSVMVLAFNPSVGESKTEVPEPLDPQSGSSEARESKEITTSVAENRNLLENADKTESTSARADSIVNIPAPLHPETTVNLTHQPTTPSSSFQDVSVFGMDVGSPLVVPPTTDSARLLNTSPKVPDKNTCPSGIPKPVFTHSKDTPSSQEGMENHQVEKTEERTETKPIIMPKPKHVRPKIITYIRRNPQALGQVDASLVPVGLPYAPPTCTMPLPHDEKAAGGDLKPSANLYEKFKPDLQKPRVFSSGLMVSGIKPPGHPFSQMSEKFLQEVTDHPGKEEFCSPPYAHYEVPPTFYRSAMLLKPQLGLGAMSRLPSAKSRILIASQRSSASAIHPPGPITTATSLYSSDPSADLKKASSSNAAKSNLPKSGLRPPGYSRLPAAKLAAFGFVRSSSVSSVSSTQSGDSAQPEQGRPATRSTFGNEEQPVLKTSLPSKDTPKGAGRVAPPASSSVTAPRRSLLPAPKSTSTPAGTKKDAQKDQDTNKPAVSSPKRVAASTTKLHSPGYPKQRTAAARNGFPPKPDPQAREAERQLVQRLKERCERQTRQLGVAQGELKRAICGFDALAVATQHFFRKNESALVKEKELSIELANIRDEVAFHTAKCEKLQKEKEELERRFEDEVKRLGWQQQAELQELEERLQLQFEAEMARLQEEHRDQLLSIRCQHQEQVEDLTASHDAALLEMENNHTVAITILQDDHDHKVQELMSTHELEKKELEENFEKLRLSLQDQVDTLTFQSQSLRDRARRFEEALRKNTEEQLEIALAPYQHLEEDMKSLKQVLEMKNQQIHEQEKKILELEKLAEKNIILEEKIQVLQQQNEDLKARIDQNTVVTRQLSEENANLQEYVEKETQEKKRLSRTNEELLWKLQTGDPTSPIKLSPTSPVYRGSSSGPSSPARVSTTPR
- the MTUS2 gene encoding microtubule-associated tumor suppressor candidate 2 isoform X3 translates to MASNPTKGLTMSVPVAPKKSCYTQLRDNRNAARNNNESILSLGDTNANQIMLEVSSSHDESKTCDLEDEIGNTNSSEPENRTHFHKEFHQLQGFGKGSQAGSASLKDFRLSSTIQRELNEEHTVERGTDSLQTPRSIQGPSLSSWRNVMGEASLDVLAKRDAEIPRHVPKEKLAKTLDNEELRRHSLERASSSVAAVGSLTPQHPQPVPLDSGEARGQVPGGGEGPQKTLPDHAVWAAFPATDSTSEGKSVRHPKPSTSETKQSTPSETQTGGAHVLQVCSEHTSRSTHPEPALNLTLASKESPSKPEAQLGQGKGEAKLELKSVPPRRVEQEGNAAQEGYLGCHKEENLSALEGRDPCGEAHTEATDALGRLPNSDLHHLGVGRGNCEEKRGVNPGEHDSLHTTPKQGSASLGGADNQPTGKVSPCAGGKLGERTSSSFSPGDGHVAFIPHNLTDSKPSDVTEEERRLGSGTKDSVMVLAFNPSVGESKTEVPEPLDPQSGSSEARESKEITTSVAENRNLLENADKTESTSARADSIVNIPAPLHPETTVNLTHQPTTPSSSFQDVSVFGMDVGSPLVVPPTTDSARLLNTSPKVPDKNTCPSGIPKPVFTHSKDTPSSQEGMENHQVEKTEERTETKPIIMPKPKHVRPKIITYIRRNPQALGQVDASLVPVGLPYAPPTCTMPLPHDEKAAGGDLKPSANLYEKFKPDLQKPRVFSSGLMVSGIKPPGHPFSQMSEKFLQEVTDHPGKEEFCSPPYAHYEVPPTFYRSAMLLKPQLGLGAMSRLPSAKSRILIASQRSSASAIHPPGPITTATSLYSSDPSGSTFGNEEQPVLKTSLPSKDTPKGAGRVAPPASSSVTAPRRSLLPAPKSTSTPAGTKKDAQKDQDTNKPAVSSPKRVAASTTKLHSPGYPKQRTAAARNGFPPKPDPQAREAERQLVQRLKERCERQTRQLGVAQGELKRAICGFDALAVATQHFFRKNESALVKEKELSIELANIRDEVAFHTAKCEKLQKEKEELERRFEDEVKRLGWQQQAELQELEERLQLQFEAEMARLQEEHRDQLLSIRCQHQEQVEDLTASHDAALLEMENNHTVAITILQDDHDHKVQELMSTHELEKKELEENFEKLRLSLQDQVDTLTFQSQSLRDRARRFEEALRKNTEEQLEIALAPYQHLEEDMKSLKQVLEMKNQQIHEQEKKILELEKLAEKNIILEEKIQVLQQQNEDLKARIDQNTVVTRQLSEENANLQEYVEKETQEKKRLSRTNEELLWKLQTGDPTSPIKLSPTSPVYRGSSSGPSSPARVSTTPR
- the MTUS2 gene encoding microtubule-associated tumor suppressor candidate 2 isoform X2, producing the protein MASNPTKGLTMSVPVAPKKSCYTQLRDNRNAARNNNESILSLGDTNANQIMLEVSSSHDESKTCDLEDEIGNTNSSEPENRTHFHKEFHQLQGFGKGSQAGSASLKDFRLSSTIQRELNEEHTVERGTDSLQTPRSIQGPSLSSWRNVMGEASLDVLAKRDAEIPRHVPKEKLAKTLDNEELRRHSLERASSSVAAVGSLTPQHPQPVPLDSGEARGQVPGGGEGPQKTLPDHAVWAAFPATDSTSEGKSVRHPKPSTSETKQSTPSETQTGGAHVLQVCSEHTSRSTHPEPALNLTLASKESPSKPEAQLGQGKGEAKLELKSVPPRRVEQEGNAAQEGYLGCHKEENLSALEGRDPCGEAHTEATDALGRLPNSDLHHLGVGRGNCEEKRGVNPGEHDSLHTTPKQGSASLGGADNQPTGKVSPCAGGKLGERTSSSFSPGDGHVAFIPHNLTDSKPSDVTEEERRLGSGTKDSVMVLAFNPSVGESKTEVPEPLDPQSGSSEARESKEITTSVAENRNLLENADKTESTSARADSIVNIPAPLHPETTVNLTHQPTTPSSSFQDVSVFGMDVGSPLVVPPTTDSARLLNTSPKVPDKNTCPSGIPKPVFTHSKDTPSSQEGMENHQVEKTEERTETKPIIMPKPKHVRPKIITYIRRNPQALGQVDASLVPVGLPYAPPTCTMPLPHDEKAAGGDLKPSANLYEKFKPDLQKPRVFSSGLMVSGIKPPGHPFSQMSEKFLQEVTDHPGKEEFCSPPYAHYEVPPTFYRSAMLLKPQLGLGAMSRLPSAKSRILIASQRSSASAIHPPGPITTATSLYSSDPSDLKKASSSNAAKSNLPKSGLRPPGYSRLPAAKLAAFGFVRSSSVSSVSSTQSGDSAQPEQGRPATRSTFGNEEQPVLKTSLPSKDTPKGAGRVAPPASSSVTAPRRSLLPAPKSTSTPAGTKKDAQKDQDTNKPAVSSPKRVAASTTKLHSPGYPKQRTAAARNGFPPKPDPQAREAERQLVQRLKERCERQTRQLGVAQGELKRAICGFDALAVATQHFFRKNESALVKEKELSIELANIRDEVAFHTAKCEKLQKEKEELERRFEDEVKRLGWQQQAELQELEERLQLQFEAEMARLQEEHRDQLLSIRCQHQEQVEDLTASHDAALLEMENNHTVAITILQDDHDHKVQELMSTHELEKKELEENFEKLRLSLQDQVDTLTFQSQSLRDRARRFEEALRKNTEEQLEIALAPYQHLEEDMKSLKQVLEMKNQQIHEQEKKILELEKLAEKNIILEEKIQVLQQQNEDLKARIDQNTVVTRQLSEENANLQEYVEKETQEKKRLSRTNEELLWKLQTGDPTSPIKLSPTSPVYRGSSSGPSSPARVSTTPR